The Mus musculus strain C57BL/6J chromosome 2, GRCm38.p6 C57BL/6J genome has a window encoding:
- the Smox gene encoding spermine oxidase isoform X13: MTQEFFRHGKPVNAESQNSVGVFTREKVRNRIRDDPDDTEATKRLKLAMIQQYLKVESCESSSHSIDEVSLSAFGEWTEIPGAHHIIPSGFMRVVELLAEGIPPHVIQLGKPVRCIHWDQASAHPRGPEIEPRGEGDHNHDTGEGGQSGENPQQGRWDEDEPWPVVVECEDCEVIPADHVIVTVSLGVLKRQYTSFFRPCLPTEKVAAIHRLGIGTTDKIFLEFEEPFWGPECNSLQFVWEDEAESCTLTYPPELWYRKICGFDVLYPPERYGHVLSGWICGEEALVMERCDDEAVAEICTEMLRQFTGNPNIPKPRRILRSAWGSNPYFRGSYSYTQVGSSGADVEKLAKPLPYTESSKTAPMQVLFSGEATHRKYYSTTHGALLSGQREAARLIEMYRDLFQQGP, from the exons ATGACCCAGGAGTTCTTCCGGCATGGTAAACCAGTCAATGCCGAGAGTCAGAACAGCGTCGGGGTGTTCACCCGGGAGAAGGTGCGGAATCGCATCAGGGATGACCCTGACGACACAGAGGCCACCAAGCGCCTGAAGCTCGCCATGATCCAGCAGTACCTGAAG GTGGAGAGCTGTGAGAGCAGCTCCCACAGCATAGATGAGGTGTCCCTGAGCGCCTTTGGAGAATGGACGGAGATCCCAGGCGCCCATCACATCATCCCCTCGGGCTTCATGCGAGTTGTGGAGCTGCTGGCTGAGGGCATTCCTCCACATGTCATCCAGTTGGGGAAGCCGGTCCGTTGCATCCACTGGGACCAGGCCTCGGCTCACCCCCGGGGTCCTGAGATCGAGCCCCGTGGTGAGGGTGATCACAATCACGACACTGGGGAGGGTGGCCAGAGTGGAGAGAATCCGCAGCAGGGGAGGTGGGACGAGGATGAGCCGTGGCCTGTAGTCGTGGAGTGCGAGGATTGCGAGGTGATCCCAGCGGACCACGTGATTGTGACCGTTTCGCTGGGCGTGCTCAAGAGGCAGTACACCAGTTTCTTTAGGCCATGCCTGCCCACGGAGAAGGTGGCCGCCATCCACCGCCTGGGCATTGGTACCACTGACAAGATCTTCCTTGAATTTGAGGAGCCCTTTTGGGGCCCCGAGTGCAACAGCCTGCAGTTCGTGTGGGAGGATGAGGCAGAGAGCTGTACCCTCACCTACCCACCTGAGCTCTGGTACCGCAAGATCTGTGGCTTCGATGTCCTTTATCCGCCAGAGCGCTATGGCCATGTGCTGAGTGGCTGGATCTGTGGGGAGGAGGCTCTTGTCATGGAGAGGTGCGATGACGAGGCTGTAGCTGAGATCTGCACAGAGATGCTTCGACAGTTCACAG GGAACCCCAATATACCAAAACCTAGGCGAATCCTGCGCTCAGCCTGGGGCAGCAACCCATACTTCCGGGGTTCCTATTCCTACACACAGGTGGGCTCAAGTGGGGCGGATGTGGAGAAGCTAGCCAAGCCCCTGCCCTACACAGAGAGCTCCAAGACAGCG CCCATGCAGGTGCTCTTCTCCGGGGAGGCCACACACCGCAAGTACTACTCCACCACCCACGGTGCTCTGCTCTCTGGCCAGCGCGAGGCCGCCCGGCTCATCGAGATGTACCGAGACCTCTTCCAGCAGGGGCCCTGA
- the Gm30732 gene encoding uncharacterized protein Gm30732, whose amino-acid sequence MLVYLIVGKRVGHCPFPSPKAELVARGTLLCPFSLVLLIIKNTPNLLSWDANELLGSLFYRFSAHVIWACWIWGSLHFTLYFFLSYVYHYSYPKMWGHVGLHSHLYTPAQGRVPGIGILALRIISLGLSIVSCSPKTSQHNSVMSQAIPAGSSGGEGLCPLTRIKQRSTPHRPYSAAYAIFPQTKQGFPSHRSQSSPTSSSSSEHVAPPFFGFRTLREVSHAAVCAGTVSVPPCSHQQLVVEIFPTAKIHKGQMGSPSHKAGLERQKFSGRKDKPRTMTMTSSTTFWPYGNTALAALRGFVFSELF is encoded by the exons ATGCTTGTATATTTAATAGTAGGCAAAAGGGTTGGCCACTGCCCCTTTCCATCCCCTAAAGCAGAGCTAGTGGCTAGAGGGACATTACTGTGTCCCTTTAGTCTAGTGTTGCTAATAATAAAGAACACCCCAAACCTGCTCTCATGGGATGCGAACGAGCTATTAGGCAGTTTATTTTACAGATTCAGTGCACATGTGATTTGGGCCTGTTGGATTTGGGGTTCACTCCACTTCACCCTCTACTTCTTTTTGTCTTATGTCTACCATTACTCCTACCCCAAAATGTGGGGCCATGTGGGATTACACAGCCATCTGTATACCCCAGCCCAAGGCCGTGTCCCTGGCATTGGGATCTTGGCTTTGCGTATCATTTCACTTGGTCTCTCTATTGTTTCTTGTTCTCCTAAAACTAGTCAGCATAATTCTGTCATGAGCCAAGCCATACCAGCAGGCTCGTCTGGAGGAGAAGGGCTGTGCCCACTGACCAGGATAAAGCAGAGGAGCACACCACACAGACCATACAGTGCCGCCTACGCCATCTTTCCACAGACAAAGCAGGGCTTTCCCTCCCACCGCTCACAGTCCAGTCCAACTTCATCTTCTTCGTCTGAGCATGTGGCACCACCATTCTTTGGCTTCAGAACACTCAG GGAAGTGTCACATGCTGCTGTCTGCGCTGGTACTGTCTCAGTTCCACCGTGCTCACACCAGCAGTTAGTGGTGGAGATTTTTCCAACTGCAAAGATACACAAGGGTCAAATGGGTTCTCCTTCTCACAAGGCAGGCCTGGAGAGGCAGAAGTTCTCTGGAAGAAAGGACAAGCCACGAACCATGACCATGACCTCTAGCACCACCTTCTGGCCATATGGGAACACAGCACTTGCTGCATTGAGAGGATTTGTATTCTCTGAGCTTTTCTGA
- the Smox gene encoding spermine oxidase isoform X9, translated as MTQEFFRHGKPVNAESQNSVGVFTREKVRNRIRDDPDDTEATKRLKLAMIQQYLKVESCESSSHSIDEVSLSAFGEWTEIPGAHHIIPSGFMRVVELLAEGIPPHVIQLGKPVRCIHWDQASAHPRGPEIEPRGEGDHNHDTGEGGQSGENPQQGRWDEDEPWPVVVECEDCEVIPADHVIVTVSLGVLKRQYTSFFRPCLPTEKVAAIHRLGIGTTDKIFLEFEEPFWGPECNSLQFVWEDEAESCTLTYPPELWYRKICGFDVLYPPERYGHVLSGWICGEEALVMERCDDEAVAEICTEMLRQFTGNPNIPKPRRILRSAWGSNPYFRGSYSYTQVGSSGADVEKLAKPLPYTESSKTAHRSSTEQQPGHLLPSKCPEQSLDPSRGSIKPMQVLFSGEATHRKYYSTTHGALLSGQREAARLIEMYRDLFQQGP; from the exons ATGACCCAGGAGTTCTTCCGGCATGGTAAACCAGTCAATGCCGAGAGTCAGAACAGCGTCGGGGTGTTCACCCGGGAGAAGGTGCGGAATCGCATCAGGGATGACCCTGACGACACAGAGGCCACCAAGCGCCTGAAGCTCGCCATGATCCAGCAGTACCTGAAG GTGGAGAGCTGTGAGAGCAGCTCCCACAGCATAGATGAGGTGTCCCTGAGCGCCTTTGGAGAATGGACGGAGATCCCAGGCGCCCATCACATCATCCCCTCGGGCTTCATGCGAGTTGTGGAGCTGCTGGCTGAGGGCATTCCTCCACATGTCATCCAGTTGGGGAAGCCGGTCCGTTGCATCCACTGGGACCAGGCCTCGGCTCACCCCCGGGGTCCTGAGATCGAGCCCCGTGGTGAGGGTGATCACAATCACGACACTGGGGAGGGTGGCCAGAGTGGAGAGAATCCGCAGCAGGGGAGGTGGGACGAGGATGAGCCGTGGCCTGTAGTCGTGGAGTGCGAGGATTGCGAGGTGATCCCAGCGGACCACGTGATTGTGACCGTTTCGCTGGGCGTGCTCAAGAGGCAGTACACCAGTTTCTTTAGGCCATGCCTGCCCACGGAGAAGGTGGCCGCCATCCACCGCCTGGGCATTGGTACCACTGACAAGATCTTCCTTGAATTTGAGGAGCCCTTTTGGGGCCCCGAGTGCAACAGCCTGCAGTTCGTGTGGGAGGATGAGGCAGAGAGCTGTACCCTCACCTACCCACCTGAGCTCTGGTACCGCAAGATCTGTGGCTTCGATGTCCTTTATCCGCCAGAGCGCTATGGCCATGTGCTGAGTGGCTGGATCTGTGGGGAGGAGGCTCTTGTCATGGAGAGGTGCGATGACGAGGCTGTAGCTGAGATCTGCACAGAGATGCTTCGACAGTTCACAG GGAACCCCAATATACCAAAACCTAGGCGAATCCTGCGCTCAGCCTGGGGCAGCAACCCATACTTCCGGGGTTCCTATTCCTACACACAGGTGGGCTCAAGTGGGGCGGATGTGGAGAAGCTAGCCAAGCCCCTGCCCTACACAGAGAGCTCCAAGACAGCG CATAGAAGCTCCACAGAGCAGCAGCCTGGTCACCTTTTACCATCCAAGTGCCCAGAACAATCCCTGGACCCTAGTAGGGGCTCCATAAAG CCCATGCAGGTGCTCTTCTCCGGGGAGGCCACACACCGCAAGTACTACTCCACCACCCACGGTGCTCTGCTCTCTGGCCAGCGCGAGGCCGCCCGGCTCATCGAGATGTACCGAGACCTCTTCCAGCAGGGGCCCTGA